In the genome of Populus trichocarpa isolate Nisqually-1 chromosome 10, P.trichocarpa_v4.1, whole genome shotgun sequence, the window AAGATAAGGAGGAGTCAAAAGGGTCTAATTTTAGGCAATCCCCGTTGTCAGAGATTGATATCTCATCTTTCCGGCGACCGGATTTGAATTCTGGGAGCCTTTTTGACCCGAATTTGTTGTCTGCCTTTGAAGAAGCAGTGAAAGAGCATATGAGAGTGAGTGAAGAGGAGAGACGAGCAAGAATTGAGAAAGAGAATCttgaaagaatgagagaagaacCAGAGAAGAATTTTGAAAACCAGGAAGAAGAACCACCATTGAAGGCTCGTCGAATTGAGGAAGGTGATGATATTGACCCTATATTAGGCTTCCAAGAGATGTGTCCACCAGGTGGTAGTGACTCAGTAATTCTCTACACAACATCACTTAGAGGGATCAGAAAAACTTTTGAGGATTGTAACAGCATTCGCTTTCTCTTAGAGAGTTTTCGGGTACTATTTTTCGAAAGGGATGTGTCAATGCACATGGAGTTTAAGGAGGAGTTATGGAGGGTTTTGGATGGCAGGGTGAACCCTCCAAGGCTTTTCATTAAGGGGAGATATATAGGTGGAGCTGAGGAGGTTTTGGCTTTGCATGAACAAGGTAGGTTTAGAGTGCTCTTTGAAGGGATTCCAATTGATATATTCATTGGTTCACCATGTGAAGGATGTGCTGGATTTAGGTTTGTGCTTTGTTTCCATTGCAATGGCAGCCATAAGG includes:
- the LOC7469515 gene encoding uncharacterized protein At3g28850; the encoded protein is MKGMMKGKLMKKLKSIKPIGYLKETRVLQVNAADGFIETFIKKPILKAQAQAETPEVMVCKEVEQEKVKDSSFVVNQESDVIDVNELMRDLEEEEEEMEVDDDKENVRPVVKARVDLFGVKDKEESKGSNFRQSPLSEIDISSFRRPDLNSGSLFDPNLLSAFEEAVKEHMRVSEEERRARIEKENLERMREEPEKNFENQEEEPPLKARRIEEGDDIDPILGFQEMCPPGGSDSVILYTTSLRGIRKTFEDCNSIRFLLESFRVLFFERDVSMHMEFKEELWRVLDGRVNPPRLFIKGRYIGGAEEVLALHEQGRFRVLFEGIPIDIFIGSPCEGCAGFRFVLCFHCNGSHKVVAENGLSSTCQDCNENGLIICPLCC